A DNA window from Sphingomonas profundi contains the following coding sequences:
- a CDS encoding ABC transporter permease/substrate-binding protein, translating into MPAAYADAVGQLPALFAAHVLLSSAALAAALAVGLPLALAAARRPRLRQVSLGIASLVQTIPGLALLALFYPLLLGLSALVGGGIPALGFLPSLLALALYALLPILRNTIAGLSAIDPAVIEAADGVGMTPRQRLRLVEIPLAAPVAMAGIRTAAVWTIGAATLATTVGQPSLGNLIFAGLQTETIALVVSGCLAAAALALLVDALLGLAENGIATRRRWRVVLPLAVLGLGVGAAALPALAPRRAEVVIGAKNFSEQYILARLIGHRLEAAGYAVRYKEGLGSVVAYRALTGGDIDVYVDYSGTLWTTLMARADTPPRGPMIAGIAAWMRAGAGTRLVGPLGFENAYALAMGERAAADAGVRSIADLAAVAPRLRLAADLEFLDRPEWRAVRDAYRLRFAETRAYSPTFMYRALASGRADVIAAFSSDGRIAADRLTVLADPRHALPGYDALLLASPARARDARFIAALRPLIGAIPVTAMREANYMVDRETGKSTPDDAARWLDSRIARREATP; encoded by the coding sequence ATCCCCGCCGCCTACGCCGATGCGGTCGGCCAGCTGCCCGCCTTGTTCGCCGCGCACGTGCTGCTCTCGTCGGCGGCGCTGGCCGCGGCGCTGGCAGTCGGGCTGCCGCTCGCGCTCGCCGCCGCGCGGCGGCCGCGGCTGCGGCAGGTCTCGCTCGGCATCGCCAGCCTCGTCCAGACGATCCCCGGCCTCGCCTTGCTGGCCCTGTTCTACCCGCTGCTGCTCGGCCTGTCGGCGCTGGTCGGCGGCGGCATACCGGCGCTCGGCTTCCTGCCATCGCTGCTGGCGCTGGCGCTCTACGCGCTGCTGCCGATCCTGCGGAACACGATCGCCGGCCTGTCCGCCATCGATCCGGCGGTGATCGAGGCGGCCGACGGCGTCGGCATGACGCCGCGGCAGAGGCTGCGGCTGGTCGAGATACCGCTCGCCGCGCCCGTCGCCATGGCCGGCATCCGCACAGCCGCCGTCTGGACGATCGGCGCGGCGACGCTCGCCACCACCGTCGGCCAGCCGAGCCTCGGCAACCTCATCTTCGCCGGCTTGCAGACGGAGACGATCGCGCTCGTCGTCTCCGGCTGCCTCGCCGCCGCCGCACTCGCGCTGCTGGTGGATGCGCTGCTCGGCCTGGCCGAGAACGGCATCGCCACGCGGCGGCGCTGGCGCGTCGTGCTGCCGCTGGCGGTGCTCGGCCTGGGCGTCGGCGCCGCCGCCCTGCCCGCGCTCGCACCCCGTCGGGCCGAGGTGGTGATCGGCGCGAAGAACTTCTCCGAGCAGTATATCCTCGCCCGGCTGATCGGCCACCGGCTGGAAGCGGCCGGCTATGCGGTGCGCTACAAGGAGGGGCTCGGCTCGGTGGTCGCCTACCGCGCGCTCACCGGAGGGGACATCGACGTCTACGTCGATTATTCGGGCACCTTGTGGACGACGCTGATGGCGCGCGCCGACACGCCGCCGCGCGGGCCGATGATCGCCGGCATCGCCGCCTGGATGCGGGCGGGCGCCGGCACCCGTCTGGTCGGCCCGCTCGGCTTCGAGAATGCCTATGCGCTGGCGATGGGCGAGCGCGCGGCGGCCGACGCGGGGGTCCGCTCGATCGCCGATCTCGCCGCCGTCGCGCCGCGGCTGCGGCTTGCCGCCGATCTCGAATTCCTCGACCGGCCGGAGTGGCGGGCGGTGCGCGACGCCTATCGCCTGCGCTTCGCCGAGACGCGCGCCTACAGCCCCACCTTCATGTACCGCGCGCTCGCCTCCGGCCGGGCGGACGTGATCGCCGCCTTCTCGTCCGACGGCCGCATCGCGGCGGACCGGCTGACGGTGCTCGCCGATCCCCGCCACGCCCTGCCCGGCTATGACGCGCTGCTGCTGGCCAGCCCGGCCCGCGCCCGCGACGCCCGTTTCATCGCCGCGCTGCGCCCGCTGATCGGCGCGATCCCGGTGACGGCGATGCGCGAGGCGAACTACATGGTCGATCGCGAGACGGGCAAGTCGACGCCGGACGACGCCGCACGCTGGCTGGATAGCCGGATCGCGCGCCGGGAAGCGACGCCCTGA
- a CDS encoding class I SAM-dependent methyltransferase — protein MQLTTLVTEPWADYGLIDSGHGRKWERFGRFSFIRPEPQAMWPPARADWQADGDFIAASDEDGGGKWHLSRDVPRGGWHLRWEEARFLAQNTPFRHLAFFPDMAPQWEWMRERTGEGDEVLNLFGYTGVGSLALAAKGARITHVDASKKSVEAGKENAFLSDMADRPIRWMVDDAVKFAAREVRRQRRYDGILLDPPKFGRGPDGEVWRLEEHLPGLIAHCRNLLDANSKYLVLTVYAVRMSALAIAELLRQATAELGGRVEAGEMAVREEARGLLLPTAIFARWVRDET, from the coding sequence GTGCAGCTGACCACCCTCGTCACCGAGCCATGGGCCGATTACGGCCTGATCGACAGCGGCCACGGCCGCAAGTGGGAGCGGTTCGGCCGCTTCAGCTTCATCCGGCCGGAACCGCAGGCGATGTGGCCGCCGGCGCGGGCCGACTGGCAGGCCGATGGCGACTTCATCGCCGCATCGGACGAGGATGGCGGCGGCAAGTGGCACCTCTCGCGCGATGTGCCGCGCGGCGGCTGGCACCTGCGCTGGGAGGAGGCGCGCTTCCTCGCCCAGAACACGCCGTTCCGCCACCTCGCTTTCTTTCCCGACATGGCGCCGCAGTGGGAGTGGATGCGCGAGCGGACCGGCGAAGGCGACGAGGTGCTGAACCTGTTCGGCTATACCGGTGTCGGCAGCCTGGCGTTGGCGGCGAAGGGCGCGCGGATCACCCATGTCGATGCGTCCAAGAAGTCGGTCGAGGCGGGCAAGGAGAATGCGTTTCTTAGCGACATGGCCGATCGCCCGATCCGCTGGATGGTGGACGATGCGGTGAAGTTCGCCGCGCGCGAGGTGCGGCGGCAGCGGCGCTACGACGGCATCCTGCTCGATCCGCCGAAGTTCGGGCGCGGGCCGGACGGCGAGGTGTGGAGGCTGGAGGAGCATCTGCCCGGCCTGATCGCCCACTGCCGCAACCTGCTGGACGCGAACTCGAAATATCTGGTGCTGACGGTGTATGCGGTGCGCATGTCGGCGCTGGCGATCGCGGAGCTGCTGCGGCAGGCGACCGCCGAGCTTGGCGGCCGGGTGGAAGCGGGCGAGATGGCGGTGCGCGAGGAAGCGCGCGGGCTGCTGCTGCCGACGGCGATCTTCGCGCGGTGGGTGCGGGACGAGACGTAG
- a CDS encoding M16 family metallopeptidase, which produces MTARLHRLANGLTVAVEPMAGVETLSVGLYADVGARSEPQDLSGLAHMVEHMLFKGAGPRDAKAIAEDIEDVGGSLNAWTARDHTVFHARLLAPDLPLGVEMIADLVRRPHLDADELEREKGVVLAELGEARDTPDDIIFDHLQSAAFPGQSLGRPVLGAEGTIAAIDVAALRDWTTTRYRPARLVLAAAGKVDEDALLRLAEDRFGDMAAGAPPGDQAGRFGGGRHHDRRRFDQLHVALAFPGLGHAHPDVFALSLYAAAAGGGMSSRLFQQLREERGLAYSIYAWTQSYAETGLFGVYCAAARPQAAEALALTRDILARTAETLSEAELTRAKAQARAGLLMGLEGVGARCDHLARQIQIHGRIVPPAETVAQIDAVTLAQARAAGQAALAGGEALATVGGKLAKAA; this is translated from the coding sequence ATGACGGCGCGGCTGCATCGCCTCGCCAACGGCCTCACCGTGGCGGTGGAGCCGATGGCCGGGGTCGAGACGCTCTCCGTGGGCCTCTATGCCGATGTGGGCGCGCGATCGGAGCCGCAGGACCTCTCCGGCCTCGCCCACATGGTCGAGCATATGCTGTTCAAGGGCGCCGGTCCGCGCGACGCCAAGGCCATCGCCGAGGATATCGAGGATGTCGGCGGATCGCTGAATGCGTGGACGGCGCGTGACCATACCGTGTTCCACGCCCGCCTGCTCGCGCCCGATCTGCCGCTGGGCGTGGAGATGATCGCCGATCTGGTGCGCCGCCCGCACCTGGATGCCGACGAGCTGGAGCGCGAGAAGGGCGTGGTGCTGGCCGAACTTGGCGAGGCACGCGACACGCCGGACGACATCATCTTCGATCACCTGCAATCCGCCGCCTTTCCCGGCCAGAGCCTGGGGCGGCCGGTGCTCGGCGCGGAGGGGACGATCGCCGCGATCGACGTGGCGGCGCTGCGCGACTGGACGACGACGCGCTACCGCCCGGCCCGGCTGGTGCTGGCGGCGGCCGGCAAGGTGGACGAGGATGCGCTGCTGCGGCTGGCCGAGGATCGTTTCGGCGACATGGCGGCGGGGGCGCCGCCGGGCGATCAGGCCGGGCGGTTCGGCGGCGGCAGGCATCACGACCGGCGCAGGTTCGATCAGCTGCACGTGGCGCTGGCGTTTCCAGGGCTGGGCCACGCGCATCCGGACGTGTTCGCCCTCTCGCTCTACGCGGCGGCGGCGGGGGGCGGCATGTCCTCCCGGCTGTTCCAGCAGCTGCGCGAGGAGCGCGGGCTCGCCTACAGCATCTACGCCTGGACGCAGAGCTATGCCGAGACCGGGTTGTTCGGCGTCTACTGCGCGGCCGCCCGCCCGCAGGCGGCCGAGGCGCTGGCGCTGACCCGCGACATCCTGGCCCGCACCGCCGAGACGCTGAGCGAGGCGGAGCTGACGCGGGCGAAGGCGCAGGCCCGCGCCGGGCTGCTGATGGGGCTGGAAGGGGTGGGCGCGCGCTGCGACCATCTCGCCCGGCAGATCCAGATCCACGGCCGTATCGTGCCGCCGGCCGAGACCGTGGCGCAGATCGACGCCGTCACGCTCGCCCAGGCGCGGGCGGCGGGGCAGGCGGCGCTGGCCGGCGGCGAGGCGCTGGCGACCGTCGGCGGCAAGCTCGCCAAGGCCGCCTGA
- a CDS encoding ATP-binding cassette domain-containing protein produces the protein MSGPAVRFEGVAKHYGGVAAVAGVSAEVAGGSFVALVGASGSGKSTLLKTVNRLVEPDAGRVTIDGEDVAAGAAPALRRRIGYAFQHVGLFPHMSVAENIAIVPRLAGGPPADVAALLDQVGLAADHARRMPAQLSGGQRQRVGVARALAGGATLMLLDEPFGALDPVTRDRLCETYRALHDRLGLTTLMVTHDMAEALLMADRILVMARGALVADALPAAMLAGTAGAEAAALVDVPRRQAERLRALAE, from the coding sequence GTGAGCGGTCCGGCCGTCCGCTTCGAGGGTGTGGCGAAGCATTATGGCGGTGTGGCCGCAGTGGCGGGCGTCTCCGCCGAGGTCGCCGGCGGCAGCTTCGTGGCGCTGGTCGGCGCGTCGGGATCGGGCAAGTCCACCCTGCTGAAGACAGTCAACCGGCTGGTGGAGCCCGATGCCGGCCGCGTGACGATCGACGGCGAGGATGTCGCCGCCGGCGCCGCCCCGGCGCTGAGACGGCGGATCGGCTACGCCTTCCAGCATGTCGGCCTGTTCCCGCACATGAGCGTGGCGGAGAATATCGCGATCGTGCCGCGCCTGGCCGGCGGCCCGCCGGCGGACGTGGCGGCGCTGCTCGATCAGGTCGGCCTCGCCGCCGATCACGCGCGGCGCATGCCGGCGCAGCTCTCCGGCGGGCAGCGGCAGCGCGTCGGCGTGGCACGGGCGCTGGCCGGCGGCGCCACGCTGATGCTGCTGGACGAGCCGTTCGGTGCGCTCGATCCGGTCACGCGCGACCGGCTGTGCGAGACGTACCGCGCATTGCACGACCGGCTCGGCCTCACCACCCTGATGGTGACGCACGACATGGCCGAGGCGCTGCTGATGGCCGATCGCATCCTGGTGATGGCGCGTGGCGCGCTCGTCGCCGATGCGCTGCCAGCGGCCATGCTGGCGGGCACGGCCGGCGCCGAGGCCGCCGCCCTGGTGGACGTGCCCCGCCGCCAGGCCGAGCGGCTGCGGGCTCTGGCCGAGTGA
- a CDS encoding flagellar motor protein MotB, whose protein sequence is MASKAAAPAKRGKNEPEPRPIIVKKIIAEAHGGHHGGAWKVAYADFVTAMMAFFLLMWILGATTEKQRKGIADYFAPTLVEMKQKSAGSNGPFGGDSIMAKDNYPHKAAQTGTKTLTIPKDATGGEKEAEGAKQKDRVRFVAVKAKIVEAMRKDKGLARFLKNVRFTDTREGLRIDLVDQSDFAMFGVGGTGLLPDARRLMGEVAKVIAAVPNDVIVRGHTDALPYAAGRSTNNWSLSSARAEATRAGLADAGVPAARFARIEGVADREPYVPGDIYDPRNRRMSITLKWSGPDAGASEGAGEAATPHADVPPFAREASAEPRPAH, encoded by the coding sequence ATGGCGAGCAAGGCGGCCGCCCCGGCCAAGCGGGGCAAGAACGAGCCGGAACCCCGGCCCATCATCGTCAAGAAGATCATCGCGGAAGCGCATGGCGGCCACCATGGCGGCGCCTGGAAGGTGGCCTATGCCGATTTCGTGACGGCGATGATGGCCTTCTTCCTGCTGATGTGGATCCTGGGCGCCACCACCGAGAAGCAGCGCAAGGGCATCGCCGACTATTTCGCGCCCACCCTGGTCGAGATGAAGCAGAAGAGCGCCGGCTCGAACGGCCCGTTCGGCGGCGATTCGATCATGGCCAAGGACAATTACCCCCACAAGGCGGCGCAGACCGGCACCAAGACCCTCACCATCCCCAAGGATGCGACGGGCGGCGAGAAGGAGGCGGAAGGCGCCAAGCAGAAGGACCGCGTCCGCTTCGTGGCGGTGAAGGCCAAGATCGTCGAGGCGATGCGGAAGGACAAGGGCCTCGCCCGCTTCCTCAAGAACGTGCGCTTCACCGACACGCGTGAGGGGCTGCGCATCGATCTGGTCGACCAGTCCGATTTCGCGATGTTCGGCGTGGGCGGCACCGGCCTGCTGCCGGATGCGCGCCGGCTGATGGGCGAGGTGGCCAAGGTGATCGCGGCCGTGCCCAACGACGTGATCGTGCGCGGCCACACCGATGCGCTGCCCTATGCGGCGGGCCGATCGACCAACAACTGGTCGCTTTCCAGCGCCCGGGCGGAGGCGACGCGCGCCGGCCTGGCCGATGCCGGCGTGCCCGCCGCCCGCTTCGCCCGGATCGAGGGCGTCGCCGATCGCGAGCCTTACGTGCCCGGCGACATCTACGATCCCCGCAACCGCCGCATGTCGATCACGCTGAAGTGGAGCGGACCCGATGCGGGCGCCAGCGAGGGTGCCGGCGAGGCGGCGACCCCGCATGCGGACGTGCCGCCGTTCGCCAGGGAGGCAAGCGCGGAGCCCCGTCCGGCGCACTGA
- the thrC gene encoding threonine synthase — translation MRYISTRGNAPALDFENVTLAGLAADGGLYVPERWPSFTAAEIADLAGLSYVETAVRVMAPFVGDALTQDELRALCTEAYGRFDHAAVTPLVQLDGRNWLLELFHGPTLAFKDVALQLLGLLFERFLAGRDTHLTVVGATSGDTGSAAIDALAGRAKVDIFMLHPAGRVSDVQRRQMTTVLAPNVHNIAIDGSFDDAQALVKAMFADRGFAGRFALSAVNSINWARLMAQVVYYFYAAVRLGAPERPVAFSVPTGNFGDVFAGYVAQRMGLPVARLIVATNVNDILHRALSAGDYSVGTVTPTAAPSMDIQVSSNFERLLFDLHGRDGAALAATMTGFEASRSLAIAPAMREEAAGLFTSARIDPDAMALAMRSASQTACMLIDPHTAIGLAAARAAELPDVIPIVTLATAHPAKFRDAVERATGQRPVLPARIGGLFEREERFASLPADLAAIENYVAARAVPAERVAIPA, via the coding sequence ATGCGCTACATCAGCACCCGCGGCAACGCCCCCGCGCTCGACTTCGAGAACGTCACCCTCGCCGGCCTCGCCGCCGATGGCGGGCTCTACGTGCCCGAGCGGTGGCCGTCCTTCACGGCGGCCGAGATCGCCGATCTGGCCGGCCTCTCCTATGTCGAGACGGCCGTGCGGGTGATGGCCCCGTTCGTCGGCGACGCGCTGACGCAAGACGAGCTGCGCGCGCTGTGCACCGAGGCCTATGGCCGCTTCGATCATGCCGCCGTCACCCCGCTGGTGCAGCTGGATGGGCGCAACTGGCTGCTCGAGCTGTTCCACGGCCCGACCCTGGCCTTCAAGGACGTCGCGCTGCAGCTGCTGGGCCTGCTGTTCGAGCGGTTCCTGGCCGGCCGCGACACGCATTTGACGGTGGTCGGCGCGACATCCGGCGACACCGGCTCCGCCGCGATCGACGCGCTGGCGGGCCGCGCGAAGGTGGACATCTTCATGCTCCACCCGGCCGGCCGCGTCTCCGACGTGCAGCGTCGCCAGATGACGACGGTGTTGGCGCCCAACGTGCACAACATCGCCATCGACGGCAGCTTCGACGATGCGCAGGCGCTGGTGAAGGCGATGTTCGCCGATCGCGGTTTCGCCGGCCGCTTCGCCCTGTCCGCCGTCAATTCGATCAACTGGGCACGGCTGATGGCGCAGGTGGTCTATTACTTCTACGCCGCCGTGCGCCTGGGCGCGCCCGAACGGCCGGTCGCCTTCTCGGTGCCGACGGGCAATTTCGGCGACGTGTTCGCGGGCTACGTCGCGCAGCGGATGGGCCTGCCGGTCGCCCGGCTGATCGTGGCGACCAACGTGAACGACATCCTGCACCGCGCACTCTCGGCCGGCGACTATTCGGTCGGCACGGTGACGCCCACGGCCGCACCCTCGATGGACATCCAGGTCAGCAGCAATTTCGAGCGGCTGCTGTTCGATCTGCACGGCCGCGACGGCGCCGCGCTCGCCGCGACGATGACGGGGTTCGAGGCGAGCCGATCGCTGGCGATCGCGCCGGCGATGCGCGAGGAGGCGGCCGGCCTGTTCACCAGCGCGCGGATCGATCCCGATGCGATGGCGCTGGCGATGCGCTCCGCCTCGCAGACGGCGTGCATGCTGATCGATCCGCACACCGCGATCGGCCTGGCCGCCGCGCGGGCCGCCGAATTGCCGGACGTGATCCCGATCGTCACCCTGGCGACGGCACACCCGGCCAAGTTCCGCGATGCGGTTGAGCGGGCGACCGGCCAGCGGCCGGTGCTGCCGGCGCGGATCGGCGGCCTGTTCGAGCGGGAGGAGCGTTTCGCCTCGCTGCCAGCCGATCTGGCCGCGATCGAGAACTATGTCGCCGCGCGGGCGGTGCCGGCGGAGCGGGTGGCCATTCCCGCATGA
- a CDS encoding MAPEG family protein: MAMRSFRREQRGVAVAMAIALGITIVALGLAATLDRGAAQVPFALRLRSALRADLLVIGWLAATIANVARLRFLSERDIAGSAGEAGSDEVRRAGAILQNTLEQVVPAVCAHMIVAATFARPEPLVWTMAGLFAIGRLLFWAGYRRGATGRALGFGLTFYPSVAGLIAAAAVMLAG; encoded by the coding sequence ATGGCGATGCGGAGCTTCAGGCGCGAGCAGCGCGGCGTGGCGGTGGCGATGGCTATCGCGCTGGGCATCACGATCGTCGCGCTCGGCCTCGCCGCGACGCTCGATCGGGGCGCCGCTCAGGTGCCGTTCGCCCTGCGCCTCCGGTCCGCCTTGCGCGCCGATCTGCTCGTGATCGGCTGGCTGGCGGCGACGATCGCGAACGTCGCGCGGCTGCGCTTCCTGTCCGAACGCGACATCGCCGGCAGCGCTGGCGAGGCGGGATCGGACGAGGTTCGACGGGCGGGCGCGATCCTGCAAAACACGCTCGAGCAGGTGGTGCCGGCGGTCTGCGCCCACATGATCGTGGCCGCCACGTTCGCCCGGCCCGAGCCGCTCGTCTGGACTATGGCCGGCCTGTTCGCCATCGGCCGGCTGCTGTTCTGGGCAGGGTATCGGCGCGGTGCCACGGGCCGGGCGCTCGGCTTCGGCCTGACCTTCTACCCCAGCGTCGCCGGCCTCATCGCGGCGGCCGCCGTCATGCTGGCGGGATGA
- a CDS encoding heme exporter protein CcmB, with amino-acid sequence MRILALILWRDLRRAFEGGGGALPLIFFLLVATLFPFAVGPDGALLAKAGGGALWMAALLAALLPVDRLIAPDAEAGVLDQFAVRGTPEESVAAAKLAAHWLSFGPPLMVAALPAAALLKLDGGTLLRLEAGLAIGTPGLAALALTTSALTLGLRGAGALAGLVMLPLAVPILIFGAGALGGQGAGALKLLAAASLLLVAGAPFAAGAALRAARE; translated from the coding sequence ATGAGGATCCTGGCGCTGATCCTGTGGCGCGACCTGCGCCGCGCCTTCGAGGGCGGCGGCGGCGCGCTGCCGCTGATCTTCTTCCTGCTCGTCGCCACCCTGTTTCCGTTCGCGGTGGGGCCGGATGGCGCGCTGCTGGCGAAGGCCGGCGGCGGCGCGCTGTGGATGGCGGCGCTGCTGGCGGCGCTGCTGCCGGTCGACCGGCTGATCGCGCCCGATGCCGAGGCGGGCGTGCTCGATCAGTTCGCCGTGCGCGGCACGCCCGAGGAATCGGTGGCGGCGGCGAAGCTGGCGGCGCACTGGCTGAGCTTCGGGCCGCCGCTGATGGTGGCGGCGCTGCCGGCGGCGGCCCTGCTGAAGCTGGACGGCGGCACGCTGCTGCGGCTGGAGGCCGGCCTCGCCATCGGCACGCCCGGCCTCGCCGCACTGGCGCTGACGACGAGTGCGCTGACCCTGGGCCTGCGCGGGGCGGGGGCGCTGGCGGGGCTGGTGATGCTGCCGCTGGCGGTGCCGATCCTGATCTTCGGCGCGGGCGCGCTGGGCGGGCAGGGCGCCGGCGCGCTGAAGCTGCTGGCCGCCGCCTCGCTGCTGCTGGTGGCCGGCGCCCCCTTCGCCGCCGGCGCGGCGCTGCGCGCGGCGCGGGAGTAG
- the ccmA gene encoding heme ABC exporter ATP-binding protein CcmA, producing MSGAALAFERVACLRGQRLLFEGVSFALAAGEAALVTGPNGVGKSSLLRLAAGLLTPAAGRVARAGGVALANETHALDRNLSLRAALGHWAAIDGRPIAAVDAALAAVDLAAIAEVPVRMLSTGQARRATLARVIAGAARIWLLDEPGNGLDRASLDRLAAAMAAHRATGGIIVAATHQPLGLSDARPIALA from the coding sequence GTGAGCGGGGCGGCGCTGGCGTTCGAGCGGGTGGCGTGCCTGCGCGGGCAGCGGCTGCTGTTCGAGGGGGTGAGCTTCGCCCTGGCCGCCGGCGAGGCGGCGCTGGTGACGGGGCCGAACGGCGTCGGCAAATCGAGCCTGCTGCGGCTGGCGGCGGGGCTGCTGACCCCGGCGGCCGGGCGCGTCGCGCGGGCGGGCGGCGTGGCGCTGGCGAACGAAACGCACGCGCTCGACCGCAACCTGTCACTGCGCGCGGCGCTGGGCCACTGGGCGGCGATCGATGGGCGGCCGATCGCGGCGGTGGACGCGGCGCTGGCGGCGGTGGACCTGGCCGCCATCGCCGAGGTGCCGGTGCGGATGCTCTCGACCGGACAGGCCCGGCGCGCCACCCTGGCGCGGGTGATCGCCGGGGCGGCCCGCATCTGGCTGCTGGACGAGCCGGGCAACGGGCTGGATCGCGCCTCGCTCGATCGGCTGGCGGCGGCGATGGCGGCGCACCGGGCGACCGGCGGCATCATCGTGGCGGCGACGCACCAGCCGCTTGGCCTGTCCGACGCGCGGCCGATCGCGCTGGCATGA
- the motA gene encoding flagellar motor stator protein MotA: MFAAIGLVVLLGMVFGGFAITGGDLEPVLHAIPHEMLIIGGAAIGAVVAGNSMKEIKQFAGGFAKVFKGPTYKKKDFLDVIFLVSSLMKMLRTDGPVALEAHVEDPKSSTVFAEYPKLLKDSALVHLITDTLRLVVVSSGTLDPMAVEDVMDNSLKTHHHDAIRPADMLQNMADALPALGIVAAVLGVVKTMGSIDQPPAILGAMIGSALVGTFLGILLAYGIFGPFAGRCRQVIESDAAIYQVVKQIIIASLNGHPLPLVIEAARSGISHSNQPAFADVFDGMRGR, from the coding sequence ATGTTTGCTGCGATCGGTCTCGTCGTGCTGCTCGGCATGGTGTTCGGCGGCTTCGCCATCACCGGCGGCGATCTGGAGCCGGTGCTGCACGCCATCCCGCACGAGATGCTCATCATCGGCGGCGCCGCCATCGGCGCCGTCGTCGCCGGCAACTCGATGAAGGAGATCAAGCAGTTCGCCGGCGGCTTCGCCAAGGTGTTCAAGGGGCCGACCTACAAGAAGAAGGACTTCCTCGACGTCATCTTCCTCGTCAGCTCGCTGATGAAGATGCTGCGCACCGATGGCCCCGTCGCGCTGGAGGCGCATGTCGAGGATCCGAAATCCTCAACCGTGTTCGCCGAATATCCGAAGCTGCTGAAGGACAGCGCGCTCGTCCACCTCATCACCGATACGCTGCGGCTCGTCGTCGTCTCCTCGGGCACGCTCGATCCGATGGCGGTGGAGGACGTGATGGACAATTCGCTGAAGACCCACCACCACGATGCCATCCGCCCGGCGGACATGCTGCAGAACATGGCCGATGCGCTGCCCGCGCTGGGCATCGTCGCGGCCGTGCTCGGCGTGGTGAAGACGATGGGCTCGATCGACCAGCCGCCCGCCATCCTCGGCGCGATGATCGGCTCGGCGCTGGTCGGCACCTTCCTCGGCATCCTGCTCGCCTACGGCATCTTCGGCCCGTTCGCCGGCCGCTGCCGCCAGGTGATCGAGAGCGACGCGGCGATCTACCAGGTCGTCAAGCAGATCATCATCGCCAGTCTCAACGGCCACCCGCTGCCGCTGGTGATCGAGGCCGCCCGCTCCGGCATCAGCCACTCGAACCAGCCGGCCTTCGCCGACGTGTTCGACGGCATGCGCGGCCGCTGA
- a CDS encoding 4a-hydroxytetrahydrobiopterin dehydratase, whose amino-acid sequence MIEALTEEERADALDGLEDWDYDDARDAIARRFVFADFPEAFSFMTRVALLAEKMDHHPEWTNVWNRVDIVLTTHDAGGLSTRDIVLAEAIDALAG is encoded by the coding sequence ATGATCGAAGCCCTGACCGAGGAGGAGCGCGCCGACGCGCTGGATGGCCTGGAGGACTGGGACTATGACGATGCGCGCGACGCGATCGCCCGCCGCTTCGTCTTCGCCGACTTTCCCGAAGCCTTCTCGTTCATGACGCGGGTGGCGCTGCTGGCCGAGAAGATGGACCATCATCCCGAGTGGACCAACGTGTGGAACCGCGTCGACATCGTGCTCACCACCCACGATGCCGGCGGCCTCTCCACCCGCGACATCGTGCTGGCCGAAGCCATCGACGCGCTGGCCGGGTGA
- a CDS encoding metallopeptidase family protein: protein MAETFAPDAATIERLARATLARLPAAFRAHLGEIVLRVEEFADEDVLAEMGFEDAFELTGLYTGRPVGEKSVMDHGAMPDMIHLYRRPLIDEWAETGVALEALVAHVLIHEVGHHFGLSDADMHALEEAAA from the coding sequence GTGGCCGAAACCTTCGCCCCCGACGCCGCGACGATCGAGCGGCTGGCGCGCGCCACGCTGGCGCGGCTGCCCGCCGCCTTCCGCGCGCATCTGGGCGAGATCGTGCTGCGCGTCGAGGAGTTCGCCGACGAGGACGTGCTGGCCGAGATGGGGTTCGAGGATGCCTTCGAGCTGACCGGCCTCTACACCGGGCGGCCGGTTGGCGAGAAATCGGTGATGGATCATGGCGCCATGCCCGACATGATCCACCTCTACCGCCGCCCGCTGATCGACGAGTGGGCGGAGACCGGCGTCGCGCTGGAGGCGCTGGTGGCGCATGTGCTGATCCACGAGGTGGGCCACCATTTCGGCCTGTCCGACGCGGACATGCATGCGCTGGAGGAGGCCGCCGCGTGA
- a CDS encoding cupredoxin domain-containing protein: MRFALSLAAVATLAGSAVAAPPAPNWTKGRPIEISISNDRFTPSTITLRRGAQYILRIHNRSDRKHNFSAPHFFTEARVSPRDSGWVTDDKVDLAAGRSATLHIVAPDTPHAEYAFRSTNLLDAAANMKGRIVVR, from the coding sequence ATGCGTTTCGCTCTTTCCCTCGCCGCCGTCGCGACGCTCGCCGGCAGCGCCGTCGCCGCGCCCCCCGCCCCGAACTGGACGAAGGGCAGGCCGATCGAGATCAGCATCAGCAACGATCGCTTCACGCCATCGACGATCACGCTGCGGCGCGGTGCTCAATACATCCTGCGCATCCACAACCGATCGGATCGCAAGCACAACTTCTCCGCGCCGCACTTCTTCACGGAAGCCCGCGTGTCGCCGCGCGACTCGGGCTGGGTGACGGACGACAAGGTGGATCTGGCGGCCGGCCGGAGCGCCACGCTGCACATCGTCGCCCCGGACACGCCGCATGCGGAATATGCGTTCCGCAGCACCAACCTGCTGGACGCGGCCGCGAATATGAAGGGCCGCATCGTGGTGCGTTAG